The genomic window GATAGATTTCTCCAGATATGTTCAGGTTGTTATCCCAGCGATCAAAGACAACATCCACGAGTTTGCCCTTCAGGGTGCTGTCTTTTTTCAAATAGATATTCAAATAATTGGATGTCACGGCAGTGAGTCTGCCGGTACGAACGTTGGTTTGATTCTGTACCACGGCTTTCAAAGGCCGCCCCTGATTGGCTTTGATAAACGCCGCCTGTTTTTGTTTTCCCAGTTCCCGCATTCTCTGACACCGTTTCGTAATCACCGGGTCCGGCACCCGAGGTTTGAAAGAAAACGCCGGTGTGCCTTTCCGGGGAGAAAACGGAAACACATGCAGATAAGATATTGGGAGTTGCTCGATCAAAGAAAACGTGTTTTCAAACTGATCATCGGTTTCCGTGGGAAATCCGATCAGCGTATCCACACCGATTCCGGCAAACGGGTGCTTTTCATGGATATAGCAGATGATGTCTTTGAATAATTTTGCCGTATAGGGGCGTTTCATTTTTTTGAGAACATCATCGTCTCCGGACTGGAGCGGCACATGAAAGTGATCGCACAGCAGACTGTCCGGTCCGGCCAGATCCACAAGCCTTTCATCGATTTCATTGGGTTCGATGGAAGACAGCCGGATCCGGTCCACCGGGCGTTTCTCTTCAATGGTTTTCACCAGATCCAGCAGAGTGGTGGGCGGGGTCAGGTCCCGGCCGTATCGGCCCGCATGGATTCCGGTAAGAATCACTTCCTTGAAACCGGCACGGCCCAGTGCATTCAGATGGTTTAAAACCAGGGGTTGGGGCATGCTCACGGAGGATCCCCGGGCATGGGGCACAATGCAGTAAGTGCAAAAGGCATCACATCCGTCCTGAATTTTCAGATAAGCCCGGGTCATGCTGCCGAAGACCGGGGTTTCAAAGCTGTGAAACCGGTTGGCGGCAGAGTGGTCTACGGGTTTGAAACGCATGGGCGACGGATCAGCAGCCCCAAGAATGTGGTCTGCCAGGCGGGTTTTATCCTGGTGACAGACCAGTTCAAACGAATCATCGATCTGCCGGATGATATCCGGGTCTGTCTGGGCATGGCAACCGGTCACGATGATTTTTGCATCCGGGTTGTCCCGGGCCAGTTTCCGGATGGCCTGACGGGATTGCATGGCTGCCTTGGATGTCACGGCACAGGTGTTGATGATGCACACATTATTGGATTTGTCTTTGTTTGACCGGACCAGTCCGTGGTGTTCAAGATCCGCGGCAATGCCGTCGGACTCATATTGATTGACCTTGCATCCCAGCGTTTTGATATAAAATGTTTTCATTGGATAATTGCCGATCCCAGCACCCGGTCTCCATGGTAAAAAACAGCGGCCTGACCCGGGGTCACGGCATTCTGAGGCTGATGGAACAGCACCTGGCCCGATGTAACCTGGCAAACCAGCGTGGCAGGGGCTTCCTTGTGGCGGTACCTGATTTTAACCGCCACTTCCAGAGACGTATTATCTGGTCTGGCATCCGACCGGGTATCATGCCAGACCAGTTGTTCCACAGTCATCTGCTGCTGTGCCAGGTCTTTTTTAAAGCACACATGAAGGGTATGGGTAAAAGGATCGATGCGCCTCACATAATAGGGTTCAGATGCCGGACAGTTGATTCCCCGGCGCTGGCCCACAGTAAAGGCATAAACCCCGGTATGGGTTCCCACCCGGCGGCCGTGAATATCCATGATCGGCCCGGGTTCCGGTGACCGGCCGGTTTTTTGGGTGAAAAATGAGGCCAGATTTTTGTCATGAATAAAGCAGATATCCTGACTTTCCTTGGCAGAGACCGGTACCAGGCCATGTTTTTCGGCCAGGGCTTTGACCCGGTATTTGGAGAACCCGGCCAGCGGACATAGAATTTTGGACAGCTGTTCACAGGACAGCCGGGCCAGAAAATAGGACTGGTCT from Desulfotignum phosphitoxidans DSM 13687 includes these protein-coding regions:
- the mtaB gene encoding tRNA (N(6)-L-threonylcarbamoyladenosine(37)-C(2))-methylthiotransferase MtaB, which gives rise to MKTFYIKTLGCKVNQYESDGIAADLEHHGLVRSNKDKSNNVCIINTCAVTSKAAMQSRQAIRKLARDNPDAKIIVTGCHAQTDPDIIRQIDDSFELVCHQDKTRLADHILGAADPSPMRFKPVDHSAANRFHSFETPVFGSMTRAYLKIQDGCDAFCTYCIVPHARGSSVSMPQPLVLNHLNALGRAGFKEVILTGIHAGRYGRDLTPPTTLLDLVKTIEEKRPVDRIRLSSIEPNEIDERLVDLAGPDSLLCDHFHVPLQSGDDDVLKKMKRPYTAKLFKDIICYIHEKHPFAGIGVDTLIGFPTETDDQFENTFSLIEQLPISYLHVFPFSPRKGTPAFSFKPRVPDPVITKRCQRMRELGKQKQAAFIKANQGRPLKAVVQNQTNVRTGRLTAVTSNYLNIYLKKDSTLKGKLVDVVFDRWDNNLNISGEIYHGKGI
- the mnmA gene encoding tRNA 2-thiouridine(34) synthase MnmA → MHAPAIGVAVSGGVDSLVAAFLLRQQYKQVFGLHFTTGYETRKTEINRLKDQLKMDIITLDLSEPFENQVVQYFLSTYARGKTPNPCMICNQKIKFGVLLKQAQKQGADYLATGHYATIVNALTRPDDAVPHPRLEKSTDKNKDQSYFLARLSCEQLSKILCPLAGFSKYRVKALAEKHGLVPVSAKESQDICFIHDKNLASFFTQKTGRSPEPGPIMDIHGRRVGTHTGVYAFTVGQRRGINCPASEPYYVRRIDPFTHTLHVCFKKDLAQQQMTVEQLVWHDTRSDARPDNTSLEVAVKIRYRHKEAPATLVCQVTSGQVLFHQPQNAVTPGQAAVFYHGDRVLGSAIIQ